The genomic segment CTTGTCAAATGGGAGATCACATTCCAAGAACTTCACGTGCTCTtcattattttaacttttcattGATTATAAGCAACACTCTAATCCAATAAATCTTCTCCTTTTGACTTTATAAGTCAGAGAATTAATCCTTCTTATTGCTAAGTCAGGAAAATTTTTCGGCTATGTGTATAATAATCGTATTGGACTTTCAATCTACCATCTAATATATTCAATAATTCATTTAGTGCTAACTAATGTTAATTGCAAAATTAACAactaaaccaaaataaatatttgtacataaaaagaaacaaatttcGCTTCCACCAAGAAAAATTGAAGAAGTTgctaaaaatttgtttttctttttccctctACACATGCAtatcattttacattttaactcttaaaaatacttttattttcatatgttATGTTGAATTTATAAAAGAGAAGTTTAGGGAAGAAATGCAATACCAATAAGATTTGGATTGAATCAAATAAGAGattgacaatattttttattcaaaacttgAATGTTTTGAGTTAAAGGATCTTCATCACACTCTCTCACTTATATCGAATgtaaaattgactcaaatttaaaattttaacacatcATACTTAAATATGAGAAAATACATAACtatattaaactttattaaaaaatataatataatttttttcagactttgtttttctttcttaagtACAAaagtaatttcttttaaaaacatCTAGATGGATTTTACGTCAATAACATATAAGTCCAATTcacatataaatttataaatcttaatccgtatataatgttgaatgtttttaattttatttccagTTGGATTCTCAACATATTTAgtatacaaattttctttccatgaaaatattttgttgCATAAATAAGAAGTTTCCTTAGATTGGAGATTATGAGTGTAGTGTAGTCAAGAAAGGCAGCTCCAGTGGGTGGTCAAAGAATTGATGGTGGATAAGCTCTCACAGGTTTCAATGTTCACACGCAAACATGGTCCCATGTTATAGTTTCTAACCTATCTAATGCATAGAAATGGACAAACCGACAAACTATGAAAAAGGGTTTTCTATTTCATACCAAAAATTGTTCTTGCTATATTTTTTTCAACAGTGTccttttacattttattgtttatgtGAGGAATAAGATGGGCTCATTCAAATGATCACGTAAAATAGGAAAATTACGATTCTAGATGAAAGAAATACGATACCACAACACATGTCACTGGATAGAGACACACTCATAAACAACACAGGCTACATTcaaatataagttaaataagtcttgattttttaaaattcatctggaattttcaatttttttcaatgttttttataatgaatatatatctcacttttgaatacaaatatcttatcaaattattacataaatttatacatataaaaaatagaaattttaattttaatactgattaattttaaaggtatgaaattttatttaacctTTCGATAATAAACTAGTCAAAATGTGGAAGGAATTAGTTGTTGTTATTGATTAAAGACTAATTATTAAGTAATGAAATTCAAAgtcctttatttattttgagtgGTCCCATCCCACTTGACTAATGAGTTACCAGCAGGTTTCCTGAAAGTCAACTTTTGCATATGGGAATATCCAAAATGGGAGGAAGAAATCAGCCATCACCAATTGAACAGCTTATTCTATTTCTTCACCTTTAGTTGCTGTCTTCAATCCTTTTAtaagtttttgtaattttaaataaaaaatatttatatttattaaaaatcttacatcaactaaaataaagttagtttaaaataaattaaaaaatgagtacaaatttcattttacaaacttattataaatcttattacaaaattaactttgtaggattgaattacttttaaaatttagctcttatcaatatttcaaaaaaagaaattcaaacatAGTTTAAACATGATTGGATCAAATCTTTAAATGTAGTTTTAAGGATTTCAGTTCACACTTCCAATGTCTAAGgcaaaaatgaaaaggaaataCTTTTTGTACACATAATTTCTTTCTAAAGAATTTCAATTCTTAGTTAAGCAATGATGTCAAATTCACAGAATATATTTTGTATACctctatttaatattataaaatttagagacccatttagatttttaataaaataaaataaaattgaaaaaaaaaatgaatagctAATTTAGTTACTATGAGTAAGTTAGCTTTTATTCGACTATGATAAACTCAATAACTCGAGAAActaatttttaagaataatagAAGTGGAGCCACCAACTCTCTAAATAAGAACACATTACTTTGTTTGACAAAAGGACGAAGATTGATATATAGTTAAGAAAATTGTGTCATGTGCTCACAAATCTTATTCCATATATTACTTTCACACCTCTCACCAAACAATGAGATTTGCATAGGAGCACCAGCAGGAACGTCACAAGATGAAACTCATGTTTAGTCTtactaaccaaaagaaaattgGCATcagtttttcataaaataaaaaatggctCTACGTAGTGCAGAAATCTAACATACAGTTTTCTTGACTTTAAGTCTCATTCATGGTTAGAGTGAACTTAAGCACCAGCAATAGTGAAGACAGTGACGTCCAACCCTATTTACATGCTTTAAAGTCGTACTTGCATTTGAACTCAAGGAATGGAGGAAGAGTCAAGTTTCACTTTGAGAAACCATGTGAGGaaggattttttaaaatagtaactGTAAAAGTCAACAATATGACTTGTAACAGCAATGATGTATCTAATTGGAACTGTAACGCCtagattaattattttcaagGATTTAAAAGCAAAGATATGTATTTCTAACCAGGCTCAAAatagttttcttattttaataattttcattatcaatTTTTCATGAGTTTGAAAGCTAAAACAAAAGTATCTAAAACTTTTgaaaacattcatttttttcacGAAAAGAATCGaacatctttaaaaaaaaggtttactGTTTGCATatgcttttgaaaaaaaaaacaatgtctatttattttaattaggtttttgtgtaatttaaaaaatacttcatGTGATTGTAACtgaaaaataagatttatgCAAAAGGAATGCTTTTCAAAAGCATGGTAGAGCAATGTTGGTGGTGTAATGGCTGGAAGGAAGTGTTGTGATGAACGCGTGGTCTTGTGAATCTGAGGATAACTATAACACCACAAACAAGGGGGATTGTGACAATTATCTAAATAAGGAAACAAACTAGGAAATCCAGAATCTATGAAACTATAATCTAGCAGTTGTCGCAAACTAACAAGAACAAGAACTAGGTCTCTAATGTGGCTTCTGCATTGTAATTTCCCGTTAAAAACAGAAACGGTAGAAATCAGTAACGATCGAGTGATGGACGAGAGCCCCTGCTTGGGCGGTCATATGGACCAGGTCTACCCCTATAACTCCTTCCTTCATCTCGACCAGCTATTCCACTTCCATACCTATCAGCGCCGCCTCGTGGACCACTGTATCGGTCATACCCTCTTTCCTTGCCATAACCATTTTGTGGGTAATGATCCGAGCCACTGCCATATCGATCGCTTGCAAAACGATCTCCACTGCTTGGGTACCTGCGCAATCTCCTTTTAATAAACACGATCACACATACATAGCAGGAGCACTGCTCCACTTAACGGCAAACCAGATCAAATCTTTAATTACTTGCCATAATTAAACCAAGAAAAACAAATGGTTCCAATAGATTAATTCTGCAACCACCACAAACCATTATGTATACCTGTCACTAGTATAGCGATCACGGCTGCCATATTTGTAGTCACGGTTGTCAAAACGATCCCTGTCTCCATAGCGTCCTCCATCATAACGGTCATCCACATATCGATCACGTTCACCACCAAGGCGATCCCCATGTCCACCAGCACCTCCAAACCTTGGATGGGAAGAAAATGAACCCCCACCACCACGACCACGACCACCTCCTGCCAAAGGACAATCTCGGGCCCAGTGTCCTGGACGCCCACATTTGAAGCAGTCATCTTGTCCTATCCTATCTCCAGCCCCATAGCTTCCCCTACCACCCGATGAGTAGCTGCCTCTGTAACCTTGGTCTATATCATCACCGCCCATCTTAGGCTGCGCCTTGTTGACAGAGATGATGCGATCACCAATTTCCCGTCCATGCATTTCCTTGATTGCATCCTCCATTCCCCTACGGTCTGCAAATGTGATAAACCCAAATCCACGTGGACGGCCTGTATCCCTTTCCATCATGATCTACATGAAGCATCGCTTGAGAACCTCATGCTATGTACTAGTAATTCACACTTAATGCTAACAATATTTCACGGTACTTTATCGGAACAGACAATATCAATGCTTCTTTTTATGCAAATTACCACTGTATAGTCATTATTGTAAGACTCGCATATAGGTTAGTAAGAACAACATACAGAACACCTCTAATAACAAGGAATAGTTAACTAAACCAGTACAGGTAGTAAGAACAACATACAGAACACCTCTAATAACAAGGAATAGTTAACTAAACCAGTACAAGTGAATAAGAAACACCAAGTTATCGTAGTAAAAGAAAGTGCAGCAATATAAAACTACTCCaccattaaaattaaattattcgaAAACCAGTAAATTAGAACCACATCATACAAAAAAAGAGGAgtgataaaaaggaaaaaacagaCAGATAGAAAAGCTAAAGGTAGTAAAAGCAGCTCGTATGTAACAAAAAGTACAATAAAAATCACACCATGGCCATCATATGGGAAACTCTCCACCCACCAAAAAAGCCAAACAAAAAAGCCCTCTTTCCAAACTGCTTAGAAAAATTGGATGCCTAAAACAAACTGTTAATAGAAAATTATTGCTtgttcacaataaaaaaaattaagtataaagtTTTTGTAAgatttcaattacaaaaaagCTGCAGACTATTTGATCACAGCGTTGATCACCCAATTTCTAATGGACACTCAAGAATGCCATTCATTAATGTTGcctgaaatgttttttttttctaaattgtgTTTCAGCCAACACCCCATCTCTGAAAATAATCTCAGACATTTTACAGGGTGATCTAAATTCAACAAGACTTATAAACCATCCACTAAATTACCCCTCCCTTACCATcgaaattaaaattgataaaaacacAATTACAGTATAATGTATTACACCAAATTGCTGATAGTCAATAAAATTATGCTTACATAAACATAAtccaaaatatttgaaatggtCATTCAGCTCCAACAAAGTGTTACATGTTGGTTTTAGTACTTATTTACCAGATgcaaacaacattaaattaaaaagaaaaacttgtaaCCAGACAACTTACTTCTCTGTTACAATGATTAAGCTTTCATATAGCTAAGCCTTTAAGAGGAATCCCAAGCCCATATTTGACAACAAACACTTCCACATTCTGAGATAGAATTTCAGCATGTTCCATAGTGATTCATGACTCCAAGATAGacctttaaatatttaatccCTCAAACATATTCTTATCGTCTgacttatttgaaaaaaagGCACTGTATTATATGATACTATTATTTTCTGACCCAGAAGAACTAACATTACAACATCTACCCACAAATGAATGGTATGCCATCAAATCCAACTGTAGCTTTCACTTCAGCAGTCAACAGATTTTCTCACAACTTCAATTTTACGATGAGTTTCACATTTGGTAtctcttcaaaacaaaaatactcaGCCAGCAATATTTTCCATAATTCTGAAAGACAAAAAGCAGGACACAGGCATTCACAGCATTCCTTTTGAAGATCATGCTTTCACTTTTTTTGAAAGAGTTCATCTACCTCCTGTGATTTATTCGCCTCACCAGATGCAAGAAATCAATCTTATGCAGCAACAACAATACTCAGCAACATAGAAGATGAATGCATAATATTTACTGTACTGCAATTAAATGCCTATCACTCTAGGTAATTCTGCTGTCACTTAACTGACAATATCCAACACACCAGCATTTTAGCGGAAAACCATTCCTATGCAGATGAGGATTCTTTATCTAAGAGTACACTGACAAAAGCAGAACCATTCAAACCAAAGAAAACATCTCCAACCAATGAACTCTATCCAAGTAAGGAAATATTGACTAAATCCAAGATATTCAATCATTTGACCTTCGATACAGTTAGCAATAAGAGGTTGATCAACTGGTGAGATACAGTATGTCATAAAAAAGGAGGAACCCAATCTCTGAGCAGCAACTGTC from the Vigna angularis cultivar LongXiaoDou No.4 chromosome 3, ASM1680809v1, whole genome shotgun sequence genome contains:
- the LOC108326207 gene encoding glycine-rich RNA-binding protein RZ1C isoform X1, producing the protein MAAKEDNRIFVGGLSWDVTERQLEHAFSRYGKIIECQIMMERDTGRPRGFGFITFADRRGMEDAIKEMHGREIGDRIISVNKAQPKMGGDDIDQGYRGSYSSGGRGSYGAGDRIGQDDCFKCGRPGHWARDCPLAGGGRGRGGGGSFSSHPRFGGAGGHGDRLGGERDRYVDDRYDGGRYGDRDRFDNRDYKYGSRDRYTSDRYPSSGDRFASDRYGSGSDHYPQNGYGKERGYDRYSGPRGGADRYGSGIAGRDEGRSYRGRPGPYDRPSRGSRPSLDRY
- the LOC108326207 gene encoding glycine-rich RNA-binding protein RZ1C isoform X2, with protein sequence MMERDTGRPRGFGFITFADRRGMEDAIKEMHGREIGDRIISVNKAQPKMGGDDIDQGYRGSYSSGGRGSYGAGDRIGQDDCFKCGRPGHWARDCPLAGGGRGRGGGGSFSSHPRFGGAGGHGDRLGGERDRYVDDRYDGGRYGDRDRFDNRDYKYGSRDRYTSDRYPSSGDRFASDRYGSGSDHYPQNGYGKERGYDRYSGPRGGADRYGSGIAGRDEGRSYRGRPGPYDRPSRGSRPSLDRY